In Eubacteriales bacterium, a single window of DNA contains:
- a CDS encoding L,D-transpeptidase family protein, with protein MKRSLMLFLIFIMLFAIIAGCSGETKDSSESVEIEEPDVLPDTSPSPTESQTLYQTTNYRVNAEELYIRSSADNDNMDNVVGSLKLNDVVKVVDASGDFYTILMDDGTLDYVYGAYLVLDTGNQIDENTNNDSSTSDSPYYIYIEKASYTMTIYEKDDAGNYTIAVKTYKIAHGGNKTPAGTFTILAKERWHSFKDGGCVQYACRYHNRLYLHSALYATENPKTLWPKYYNGENGIGKPTTGGCLRMVCEAAKFIYDNCPEGTVIEIVNGAPKGTTSSSVPALLKDKNGNRLRIDPTDSETLEAAGY; from the coding sequence ATGAAAAGAAGCCTAATGCTGTTTTTGATTTTTATTATGTTGTTTGCAATAATAGCTGGGTGTAGTGGGGAAACGAAAGATTCATCTGAAAGTGTGGAGATAGAAGAACCGGATGTACTGCCTGATACATCACCATCTCCTACTGAAAGCCAGACATTATATCAAACTACTAATTATCGTGTTAATGCTGAGGAGCTTTACATTCGTTCCAGTGCGGATAACGATAATATGGATAATGTAGTCGGTTCGCTTAAGCTAAACGACGTGGTTAAGGTTGTGGACGCAAGCGGAGACTTTTATACGATTTTAATGGATGACGGGACTTTAGATTATGTCTATGGTGCTTATTTAGTTTTAGATACGGGGAACCAAATTGATGAGAATACGAATAATGATTCTTCTACAAGCGATTCTCCTTATTACATATACATAGAAAAAGCTTCGTATACCATGACCATATATGAAAAAGATGATGCCGGTAATTATACTATTGCTGTCAAAACATATAAAATCGCTCATGGCGGGAATAAAACACCTGCTGGTACATTTACGATTTTAGCAAAGGAGAGGTGGCATTCTTTTAAAGACGGAGGGTGCGTGCAGTACGCTTGCAGATATCATAACAGGCTTTACTTACACTCAGCGCTTTATGCTACGGAAAACCCGAAAACACTTTGGCCTAAGTACTATAACGGAGAGAACGGGATAGGGAAACCCACTACCGGAGGATGCCTTAGAATGGTATGTGAGGCGGCTAAATTCATTTATGATAATTGCCCGGAAGGGACGGTTATCGAGATAGTAAACGGGGCACCTAAAGGTACTACTTCGTCTAGTGTACCTGCATTGTTAAAAGACAAAAACGGAAATAGGCTGCGTATAGACCCAACTGACAGCGAGACGCTTGAAGCTGCAGGATATTAA
- a CDS encoding M15 family metallopeptidase, whose protein sequence is MKKIVLILLSIALLFCGCGNNADSEEPTPTSTDNQTEDTSTSNASVSSENQTAEEGEAYKIRVNEANVRSTPNKDSKDNVIGTLGYEEKVRLISSSYGEYSKVKLEDGQYGYVYTDFLVKEDEVLYAVLPKQTEQKKDKDGNLVYEEDGVTPVMLTNNLVDVRLYVPSADISLIFATDENFTGKVLYKKAVPLLQLGTAKKLKKAADLFAADGYTIRIYDAYRPLSVQKILYNIRKNSSYIANPETTASNHNRGAAVDMSLLDANGNELEFPTEIHTLNEDANRGNDSWSETAKENVDYMTSIMKKAGFDSISSEWWHFSDTDCHDFMTTDIDFSSITMVTKDYFK, encoded by the coding sequence ATGAAAAAAATTGTTTTAATACTATTATCGATTGCGCTGCTGTTTTGCGGCTGCGGAAATAATGCTGACAGTGAAGAACCAACACCGACCAGCACAGATAACCAGACAGAGGACACTTCAACTTCGAATGCTTCAGTTTCTAGTGAGAACCAAACTGCAGAAGAAGGGGAAGCTTACAAGATAAGGGTAAATGAAGCTAATGTAAGGTCTACCCCAAATAAAGATTCTAAAGATAATGTTATAGGAACGCTTGGATACGAGGAAAAGGTAAGACTTATATCTTCCTCTTATGGAGAATACAGCAAAGTAAAGCTTGAGGACGGGCAGTATGGATACGTTTACACTGATTTTTTAGTTAAAGAGGACGAAGTGCTCTATGCAGTATTGCCTAAACAAACCGAGCAGAAAAAAGATAAAGACGGCAACCTGGTGTATGAAGAAGATGGTGTAACACCTGTAATGCTAACCAATAATTTGGTAGATGTAAGGTTATATGTTCCCTCCGCGGATATTTCGCTAATATTTGCCACGGATGAAAATTTTACAGGAAAAGTTCTATATAAAAAAGCAGTTCCGCTTTTACAGTTAGGCACAGCTAAAAAGCTTAAAAAGGCAGCGGACCTGTTTGCAGCAGATGGGTATACGATTAGGATATACGATGCATACCGCCCTTTGTCTGTGCAAAAGATACTTTACAACATTAGGAAAAACAGCTCATATATAGCTAATCCGGAAACCACGGCATCTAACCATAACCGCGGTGCGGCCGTGGACATGTCGCTTTTAGATGCGAATGGAAATGAGCTGGAATTCCCGACCGAGATACATACTTTAAACGAAGATGCAAACAGGGGAAATGATTCGTGGTCTGAAACGGCAAAAGAAAATGTGGATTATATGACAAGTATAATGAAAAAAGCGGGATTTGATTCGATCAGCAGTGAGTGGTGGCATTTTTCAGATACTGACTGCCATGATTTTATGACTACGGATATAGATTTTTCATCTATTACCATGGTCACGAAAGATTATTTTAAATAA
- a CDS encoding MBOAT family protein produces the protein MVFSSVTFLFIFLPIVFGVNLLFKNIQVKNIVLIIFSLLFYAWGEPIYVFLMIASTIANYFLALFISRSTGKGKKAFLVLTIIFNIGLLVIFKYTNFLVDTFNSLTGLSLAVAKIAMPIGISFFTFQAMSYVLDVYMGKISAQKNYLNIVLYISLFPQLIAGPIVKYHDIEEQLTKREMTIEKTALGIRRFSIGLAKKVLVANVLGMVADKVYALNAGELNVLIAWAGAIAYMLQIYFDFSGYSDMAIGLGKMFGFTFLENFNYPYISKNIKEFWRRWHISLSTWFKEYVYIPMGGNRRGKLRTNVNKITVFFLTGLWHGANWTFVVWGLYNGLFLLLEDINAFKKRKFPAGLSRIYALLVVVVGFVIFRSDTLNGAMIMLKNMFLGFNFTSESASLLSTIISPMTIFVFIAAIIASTPICGYIKERIKGRWANALSYALSLMLFGLSVLYLSMSAYNPFIYFRF, from the coding sequence TTGGTCTTTAGTTCTGTAACATTTTTATTTATATTTCTTCCAATAGTATTTGGGGTAAATTTACTTTTTAAAAACATACAGGTTAAAAATATTGTTTTAATTATTTTTAGCCTGCTTTTTTATGCCTGGGGCGAACCTATATATGTGTTTTTGATGATAGCCTCAACGATTGCCAACTATTTTTTAGCCCTTTTTATTTCGAGGAGTACTGGCAAGGGAAAAAAAGCATTTCTAGTTTTAACTATTATATTTAATATAGGCCTTTTAGTAATTTTTAAATATACAAATTTTCTGGTAGATACTTTTAATTCACTGACAGGGTTAAGCCTTGCAGTTGCTAAGATCGCGATGCCGATTGGGATCTCATTTTTTACATTCCAGGCTATGAGTTATGTCTTAGACGTATACATGGGCAAGATAAGCGCGCAGAAAAACTATTTAAATATCGTTTTATATATTTCATTGTTTCCGCAGCTTATAGCCGGGCCTATAGTAAAATATCATGACATTGAGGAACAGCTGACAAAACGGGAGATGACTATAGAAAAAACAGCTCTTGGGATACGCAGGTTCAGCATAGGCTTAGCTAAAAAAGTGCTTGTAGCTAATGTTTTGGGAATGGTTGCAGATAAGGTGTATGCGCTTAATGCCGGTGAGTTAAATGTTTTAATAGCGTGGGCCGGCGCAATAGCTTATATGCTTCAGATATACTTTGATTTTTCGGGATATTCAGATATGGCGATAGGGCTTGGCAAAATGTTTGGCTTTACCTTTCTTGAAAACTTCAACTACCCTTATATATCAAAAAATATTAAGGAATTTTGGCGCAGATGGCATATATCACTCTCAACGTGGTTTAAAGAATATGTATATATACCGATGGGAGGAAACCGCAGAGGCAAACTTAGGACAAACGTAAATAAAATAACGGTGTTTTTTCTAACAGGGCTTTGGCACGGTGCTAACTGGACTTTTGTAGTCTGGGGGTTGTATAACGGTTTGTTTTTACTGCTTGAAGATATCAACGCTTTTAAAAAGAGGAAGTTCCCGGCAGGTTTGTCTAGAATATATGCACTGCTGGTTGTAGTCGTCGGGTTTGTTATTTTTAGGTCGGATACACTAAATGGTGCTATGATTATGCTTAAAAATATGTTTTTAGGGTTTAATTTTACAAGTGAGTCGGCCTCGCTTTTAAGCACTATTATTTCGCCGATGACGATTTTTGTATTTATTGCTGCAATAATAGCGAGTACGCCGATTTGCGGCTATATAAAAGAGCGCATAAAGGGGAGGTGGGCAAACGCTTTAAGCTATGCCTTGTCTTTAATGCTGTTTGGGTTAAGCGTGCTTTATTTGTCCATGTCGGCTTATAATCCGTTTATTTACTTTAGGTTTTAA